A part of Paenibacillus donghaensis genomic DNA contains:
- the coaD gene encoding pantetheine-phosphate adenylyltransferase — translation MSLQIRKERVAIYPGTFDPVTMGHMDIIHRAAKQFDRLIVAVLNNLSKNPLFSVEERTELLRQATADLPNVEIDSFRDLLVNYVRQKDAQVIVRGIRTVTDFEYELQNASINHNLDPNAETIFMMTNPKYSYLSSSVVKEIAHFGGNVSDFVTPEVEQAMKLKFSQRDGASG, via the coding sequence ATGAGTCTGCAAATTAGAAAAGAGCGTGTTGCCATTTATCCGGGCACGTTCGATCCGGTAACCATGGGACATATGGATATTATTCACCGCGCGGCGAAGCAGTTTGACCGTTTGATTGTAGCCGTGCTTAATAATCTTAGCAAGAATCCGCTGTTCTCCGTCGAGGAACGGACAGAGCTGCTGCGTCAAGCGACTGCAGATCTGCCCAATGTGGAGATCGACAGCTTCCGTGATCTGCTGGTGAACTACGTGCGCCAGAAAGATGCGCAGGTAATTGTACGCGGAATCCGTACCGTAACCGATTTCGAATATGAGCTGCAGAATGCTTCCATTAACCATAACCTGGACCCGAATGCGGAGACGATCTTTATGATGACGAATCCGAAGTATTCTTATCTGAGTTCAAGTGTGGTTAAGGAAATCGCCCATTTCGGCGGCAATGTGAGCGACTTCGTAACGCCTGAGGTGGAGCAGGCGATGAAGCTGAAATTCAGCCAGCGGGATGGCGCTTCCGGCT
- a CDS encoding short-chain dehydrogenase: MRPTIGSPPSNHVVLDKNTHNLKFLCSRNINHTLLFFFNTDESVDGEITITKIGQFPSTADIANEATKKYVKVLGRDLSREFNKAIGLVSHGVGIGSFVYLRRIFENLIEEAHSEAKSETDWNEEEYLKARMNEKVGLLKGQLPEFLVQHKSLYSILSKGIHELSEEECLEMFSIVRSGIELILDEKLEKIKKDKKIAEASRSIEALHVKYK; this comes from the coding sequence GTGAGACCAACCATAGGTTCGCCTCCATCAAACCATGTCGTGTTAGATAAGAATACTCATAATTTGAAGTTTTTATGTTCACGTAATATTAATCACACCCTTCTATTCTTTTTTAATACGGATGAATCCGTAGACGGGGAAATAACTATAACAAAAATAGGGCAGTTTCCATCAACGGCTGATATTGCAAACGAGGCCACAAAGAAATATGTTAAGGTACTTGGGAGAGACCTGAGCAGAGAATTTAACAAAGCTATTGGGCTTGTTTCACACGGAGTGGGTATAGGATCTTTTGTGTATTTACGTCGAATATTTGAAAACCTAATTGAAGAGGCACATAGTGAGGCTAAAAGTGAAACAGACTGGAATGAAGAAGAGTATTTAAAAGCGAGGATGAATGAAAAAGTTGGATTGTTAAAAGGCCAGCTTCCTGAGTTTCTCGTTCAGCATAAATCATTGTATTCTATCTTAAGTAAAGGGATACATGAACTAAGTGAAGAAGAGTGTTTAGAAATGTTTTCTATTGTAAGAAGTGGCATCGAATTAATACTTGATGAGAAGTTAGAAAAAATAAAGAAAGATAAGAAAATCGCTGAAGCGAGTAGGTCAATCGAAGCTCTGCATGTGAAATATAAATAA
- the rsmD gene encoding 16S rRNA (guanine(966)-N(2))-methyltransferase RsmD, whose translation MRVVSGSAKGRPLKSVPGNGTRPTTDKVKEALFSMIGPYFEGGAVLDLFAGTGGLGIEALSRGMDSAVFVDMEHKSIETVRANLKAARVEEQAEVYRNDAARALGALAKRGRSFDLVFLDPPYRLKHGDELMLKMAAAQLLNEDAIVVLEHESGYDYPAEFPGFSRTRQAIYGETTISIYKYEAAAPEETESGGEAQDESAN comes from the coding sequence GTGAGAGTTGTATCGGGAAGTGCCAAGGGGCGGCCGCTCAAAAGTGTTCCAGGCAATGGGACTAGGCCGACTACCGACAAGGTGAAGGAAGCATTATTCAGTATGATTGGCCCTTATTTCGAGGGCGGAGCGGTACTTGATCTGTTCGCCGGAACCGGTGGCCTGGGGATTGAGGCGTTAAGCCGTGGGATGGACAGTGCGGTATTTGTAGATATGGAGCACAAGAGCATTGAGACGGTTCGTGCGAATCTGAAGGCAGCCAGGGTGGAGGAGCAAGCAGAGGTCTACCGCAATGATGCAGCCAGAGCACTGGGTGCGCTGGCGAAGCGGGGCCGCAGCTTTGATCTGGTGTTTCTGGACCCGCCATACCGCCTGAAGCACGGGGATGAGCTGATGCTCAAAATGGCTGCCGCACAGCTTCTAAATGAAGATGCCATAGTGGTGCTGGAGCATGAATCCGGCTATGACTATCCTGCAGAGTTTCCAGGGTTTAGCAGAACCAGACAAGCGATATATGGAGAAACCACAATATCAATTTACAAGTATGAAGCTGCTGCTCCGGAAGAGACGGAGAGTGGTGGGGAGGCACAGGATGAGTCTGCAAATTAG